One genomic window of Paramormyrops kingsleyae isolate MSU_618 chromosome 20, PKINGS_0.4, whole genome shotgun sequence includes the following:
- the papss2b gene encoding bifunctional 3'-phosphoadenosine 5'-phosphosulfate synthase 2b: MSGNKKQRTDLQRSTNVVYQAHHVSRSKRGQIVGTRGGFRGCTVWLTGLSGAGKTTVGFALEEYLVSHGIPCYSLDGDNIRHGLNKNLGFTSADREENIRRIAEVAKLFADAGLVCITSFISPFTKDREEARKIHESARLPFFEVFINAPLEVCETRDVKGLYKKARAGEIKGFTGIDSDYERPEAPELVLKTGELTVNECIQQLVELLREQTIVPTGIMEEVNELFVPENKLNLALADAATLPTLSITELDLQWVQILAEGWASPLKGFMREREFLQVLHFGTLLDGGTINMSVPIVLPVSTENKELLDGCTAFALEYKGRRVAILRNPEFYEHRKEERCSRQWGTSCPKHPYIKMVMEGGDWLAGGELEVLERIRWNDGLDQYRLTPRELRQKFREMKADAVFAFQLRNPVHNGHALLMQDTRRQLLQRGYKRPVLLLHPLGGWTKDDDVPLDWRMRQHAAVLEEGVLEPKCTIVAIFPSPMMYAGPTEVQWHCRARMVAGVNFYIVGRDPAGMPHPETKQDLYEGSHGGKVLTMAPGLTSVEIIPFRVAAYNQVKRAMDYYDPDRHSEFDFISGTRMRKMARSGENPPDGFMAPKAWKVLTEYYKSLEKDQ; encoded by the exons GACCTGCAGAGGTCGACCAACGTTGTGTACCAGGCGCACCACGTGAGTCGGAGTAAGAGGGGGCAGATCGTGGGTACCAGAGGTGGCTTCCGAGGCTGTACCGTCTGGCTTACGG GCCTGTCCGGTGCTGGGAAGACCACGGTGGGCTTTGCCTTGGAGGAGTACTTGGTGAGCCACGGCATCCCATGCTACTCCCTGGATGGCGACAACATCCGGCACGGGCTGAACAAGAACCTGGGCTTCACGTCAGCCGACCGCGAGGAGAACATCCGGCGCATCGCCGAGGTGGCCAAGCTGTTCGCTGACGCAGGCCTGGTCTGCATCACCAGCTTCATCTCCCCTTTCACCAAG GATCGAGAGGAGGCCAGGAAGATCCATGAGAGCGCCAGGCTGCCCTTCTTTGAGGTGTTCATCAATGCCCCCCTAGAGGTGTGCGAGACCCGGGACGTCAAGGGGTTGTACAAGAAGGCCCGTGCGGGAGAAATTAAAG GCTTCACCGGCATCGACTCGGACTACGAGAGGCCCGAGGCTCCGGAGCTGGTGCTGAAGACGGGCGAGCTCACCGTCAATGAGTGCATCCAGCAGCTGGTGGAGCTGCTGAGGGAGCAG ACCATTGTCCCCACTGGCATCATGGAGGAAGTCAATGAGCTCTTTGTACCGGAGAATAAGCTGAATCTGGCACTGGCCGACGCCGCCACTCTGCCAACCTTGAGCATCACCGAG CTAGACCTGCAGTGGGTGCAGATACTGGCCGAGGGCTGGGCCAGTCCGCTCAAGGGCTTCATGAGGGAAAGAGAGTTCCTGCAGGTCCTGCATTTTGGAACGCTTCTCGACG gtGGCACCATCAACATGTCCGTGCCCATCGTCCTGCCCGTATCTACGGAGAACAAGGAGCTTCTGGATGGCTGCACCGCCTTCGCTCTGGAGTACAAGGGTCGCCGAGTGGCTATCCTGCGCAACCCCGAGTTTTACGAGCATCGAAAGGAGGAACGCTGCTCTCGTCAGTGGGGCACCAGCTGTCCTAAACACCCCTACATCAAG ATGGTCATGGAGGGAGGTGACTGGCTGGCCGGCGGTGAGCTGGAAGTGCTGGAACGAATCAGGTGGAACGACGGGTTGGACCAGTACCGGCTGACTCCACGGGAATTGAGACAGAAGTTCAGAGAAATGAAAGCAG ATGCTGTCTTCGCATTCCAGCTACGCAACCCGGTGCATAACGGGCATGCGCTGCTGATGCAGGACACGCGCCGTCAGCTGCTGCAGCGCGGCTACAAGCGGCCCGTACTGCTGCTGCACCCTCTGGGCGGTTGGACCAAAGACGACGACGTGCCGCTGGACTGGCGCATGCGGCAGCACGCCGCCGTACTAGAGGAGGGCGTGCTGGAGCCCAAGTGCACCATCGTGGCCATTTTCCCCTCCCCCATGATGTACGCGGGACCCACGGAG gtccAATGGCACTGCAGGGCTCGCATGGTCGCCGGGGTCAACTTCTACATCGTGGGTCGAGACCCGGCTGGCATGCCACACCCCGAGACCAAGCAGGACCTGTACGAAGGCTCGCACGGGGGCAAGGTGCTCACCATGGCCCCCGGCCTCACCTCCGTGGAGATCATTCCCTTCCGGGTCGCTGCGTACAATCAAGTCAAGAGAGCCATGGACTATTATGACCCAGACCG GCACAGTGAGTTTGACTTCATTTCTGGCACCCGGATGAGGAAGATGGCACGGAGCGGAGAGAACCCACCCGATGGTTTCATGGCCCCCAAGGCCTGGAAGGTCCTCACCGAGTACTACAAGTCCCTGGAGAAGGACCAGTGA